The following are encoded in a window of Thermococcus celericrescens genomic DNA:
- the endA gene encoding tRNA-intron lyase: MKEPIIFQLSGDRVFSEREKAINQFYNKRYFGEVVNGKLFLSLIEAAYLMEKGKIRVFNGEKELSFQDLVELGRKRDDQFDIKLLVYTDLRDRGYTVKSALKFGSHFRVYRRGMDEHSQWLIWVVPENLRFSPNDITARVRVAHGVRKNMVMAVVDEDNDVVYYKVEWVKF, from the coding sequence TTGAAGGAACCGATAATCTTTCAGCTCAGCGGGGATAGGGTCTTCAGCGAGAGGGAGAAGGCGATAAACCAGTTCTACAACAAGCGCTATTTCGGCGAGGTCGTGAACGGGAAGCTCTTCCTCTCGCTCATAGAGGCGGCTTATCTGATGGAGAAGGGCAAGATACGGGTTTTCAACGGCGAAAAAGAGCTTTCTTTTCAGGATTTGGTCGAACTCGGGAGGAAGAGGGACGACCAGTTCGACATAAAGCTCCTCGTCTACACCGACCTGCGCGACAGAGGGTACACGGTGAAGTCCGCCCTCAAGTTCGGCTCCCACTTCAGGGTTTACAGGCGCGGAATGGACGAGCACTCCCAGTGGCTGATATGGGTGGTTCCAGAAAACCTCCGCTTTTCCCCTAACGACATCACTGCCCGCGTGAGGGTTGCCCACGGCGTCAGGAAGAACATGGTGATGGCCGTCGTCGATGAGGACAACGACGTGGTGTACTACAAGGTCGAGTGGGTGAAGTTCTAA
- the rimI gene encoding ribosomal protein S18-alanine N-acetyltransferase: MSVSIRQFGGRVPLAMVAIRPARLFDIPDVMRIERESFREDYPRGVFLVFLENNPDTFLVAEYNGRVIGYVMGYLRPDLEGHIMSIAVDPAYRGNGIGSALLTEVIERLINKGARYIGLEVRVSNENAIKLYERFGFRRIKRIIGYYADGEDAYYMLLPADEWGGRN; encoded by the coding sequence ATGAGCGTCTCCATCCGTCAGTTTGGGGGGAGGGTCCCACTAGCCATGGTGGCTATAAGGCCGGCCAGGCTCTTCGATATCCCCGATGTCATGAGGATAGAGCGCGAGTCCTTCAGGGAGGACTACCCAAGGGGTGTCTTCTTGGTTTTCCTGGAAAACAACCCGGACACCTTTTTGGTCGCTGAGTACAACGGCCGGGTCATCGGCTACGTCATGGGCTACCTCAGACCGGACCTTGAGGGCCACATCATGAGCATAGCCGTCGATCCGGCGTACCGGGGCAACGGCATAGGCTCCGCCCTTCTCACCGAGGTCATCGAAAGGCTCATAAACAAGGGGGCCCGCTACATAGGCCTGGAGGTTCGCGTCAGCAACGAAAATGCCATAAAGCTCTACGAGCGCTTTGGCTTCAGGCGCATCAAGCGCATAATCGGCTACTACGCCGACGGAGAGGATGCGTACTACATGCTCCTGCCTGCCGACGAGTGGGGTGGAAGGAATTGA
- a CDS encoding FecCD family ABC transporter permease: MRKWLPALALLSTAALFLGVYVGSVGISPSDVTASIAYGIKSTLSHFTQTNPGEKPRYFVIIWELRLPRVLLAYLVGLSLASAGVASQALFRNPLADPYIIGVSAGAGIGAALGAIYAPSHMGSLALASALLSVFIVYSVSRVDGHVPVDTLLLAGIAYGFLASAVTWYLIISQGERAHVTWMWLMGTFNGAGWGDVGEMFIVSALGTGFLIWKWRELNLILLGEESIALGLDLHLYRKLFIGAIAVLTAFAVSTAGIIGFIGLVSPHVMRLLLGPNHKSLTPASALFGGVLLVFADLLARTVAKPTELPVGIITALMGAPFFLYLLMKHKRGELYS; this comes from the coding sequence ATGAGGAAATGGCTCCCCGCGCTGGCACTGCTCTCAACAGCCGCACTGTTCCTGGGGGTCTACGTGGGCTCCGTGGGCATAAGCCCGTCCGACGTCACCGCCAGTATAGCCTACGGAATAAAATCGACGCTCTCTCACTTCACCCAGACCAACCCGGGTGAAAAGCCGCGGTACTTCGTGATAATATGGGAGCTCCGCCTCCCGAGGGTTCTCCTGGCGTATCTCGTTGGGCTCTCCCTCGCCTCAGCGGGCGTCGCTTCCCAGGCCCTCTTCAGGAACCCCCTAGCTGACCCCTACATCATCGGTGTTAGTGCCGGCGCCGGAATCGGGGCCGCGCTGGGTGCCATCTACGCCCCCTCGCACATGGGCTCCCTTGCCCTTGCCTCCGCCCTGCTCTCGGTCTTCATAGTTTACTCCGTCTCAAGGGTCGATGGCCACGTCCCCGTTGACACCCTCCTCCTGGCGGGAATAGCATACGGTTTTCTGGCGAGCGCGGTAACGTGGTACCTCATCATAAGCCAAGGCGAGAGGGCGCACGTCACCTGGATGTGGCTCATGGGAACGTTCAACGGTGCCGGCTGGGGCGACGTTGGTGAGATGTTCATCGTCTCCGCCCTGGGGACGGGCTTCCTGATATGGAAGTGGCGCGAGCTGAACCTCATCCTCCTGGGCGAGGAAAGCATAGCACTTGGCCTCGACCTGCACCTCTACAGAAAGCTCTTCATCGGAGCGATAGCAGTTCTAACGGCCTTCGCCGTCTCAACCGCAGGAATAATCGGCTTCATCGGCCTCGTCAGTCCACACGTGATGCGTCTCCTTCTTGGCCCGAACCACAAAAGTCTGACCCCCGCGAGCGCCCTCTTCGGAGGCGTTCTCCTCGTCTTCGCAGACCTGCTCGCCAGAACCGTCGCAAAGCCGACAGAACTGCCGGTGGGCATCATAACCGCCCTGATGGGGGCGCCCTTCTTCCTGTACCTCCTGATGAAGCACAAAAGGGGTGAGCTGTACTCATGA
- a CDS encoding ABC transporter ATP-binding protein — protein MRLEVRVSFAYGEREVLKSVEFTAEMGELLAIIGPNGAGKSTLLKAMVGILRPTGSVRLDGRDLLSMRPPERARLITYVPQSSFPEFAFTIEEFVEMGAYATRGNVEAALKRVGLWERRKEPVTNLSGGEYQLALVARALAQGSGAILLDEPTSHLDINHSLMVMELLKGLKEEKIIVAVLHDLNLALRYADRLVLLKEGEKYWEGTPEELEPEVLEEVYGVKARIAEVDGHRVLLAGI, from the coding sequence ATGAGGCTGGAGGTTAGGGTTTCCTTCGCCTACGGCGAGAGGGAGGTCCTGAAGAGCGTCGAGTTCACGGCGGAGATGGGGGAGCTCCTCGCGATAATCGGGCCGAACGGTGCCGGAAAGAGCACCCTGCTGAAGGCCATGGTCGGGATTCTGAGACCGACGGGGAGTGTGAGGCTTGACGGAAGGGACCTGCTCTCAATGAGGCCGCCGGAGAGGGCAAGGCTCATAACCTACGTCCCGCAGAGCTCCTTCCCCGAGTTCGCCTTCACCATCGAGGAGTTCGTTGAGATGGGTGCCTACGCAACCAGGGGCAACGTTGAGGCGGCTTTAAAGCGCGTCGGCCTCTGGGAGCGCAGGAAAGAGCCGGTTACGAACCTGAGCGGCGGCGAGTACCAGCTGGCCCTCGTGGCCAGGGCGCTTGCGCAGGGGAGCGGGGCAATACTCCTGGATGAGCCGACGAGCCACCTGGATATAAACCACTCCCTCATGGTGATGGAGCTGCTGAAGGGCCTCAAGGAGGAGAAGATAATCGTGGCCGTTCTCCACGACCTCAACCTGGCGCTCCGCTACGCGGACAGGCTGGTCCTCCTGAAGGAAGGAGAAAAGTACTGGGAGGGAACCCCCGAAGAACTGGAACCGGAGGTTCTTGAGGAAGTTTACGGGGTAAAGGCGAGGATAGCAGAGGTCGATGGCCACAGGGTTCTTCTAGCGGGGATTTGA
- the psmB gene encoding archaeal proteasome endopeptidase complex subunit beta: METKKTGTTTVGIKARDGVVLAADTQASLDHMVETLNIRKIVPITDRIAITTAGSVGDVQALARTLEAEARYYQFTWNRPMTTRAMANLLSNILNENKWFPYLVQIIIGGYVDEPTLANLDAMGGLVFDDYTATGSGSPFAIAILEDGFKKDMSVEEAKELAVRAVRTAGKRDVYTGDRKIQVVVITKDGMKEEFVEFRE; encoded by the coding sequence ATGGAAACTAAGAAAACCGGTACCACCACCGTGGGAATAAAGGCCAGAGACGGCGTTGTTCTGGCCGCGGATACGCAGGCTTCCCTCGACCACATGGTCGAGACCCTCAACATCAGGAAGATAGTCCCAATCACCGACAGGATAGCGATAACCACCGCGGGAAGCGTCGGCGACGTGCAGGCCCTCGCAAGGACTCTGGAAGCAGAGGCGCGCTACTACCAGTTCACCTGGAACAGGCCGATGACCACAAGGGCGATGGCGAACCTTCTCAGCAATATCCTGAACGAGAACAAGTGGTTCCCCTACCTCGTCCAGATAATCATAGGTGGCTACGTCGACGAGCCCACCCTGGCCAACCTCGACGCGATGGGCGGTCTCGTCTTCGACGACTACACCGCCACTGGCTCGGGAAGCCCCTTCGCCATAGCCATCCTTGAAGACGGCTTCAAGAAGGACATGAGCGTAGAGGAGGCGAAAGAGCTGGCAGTCAGGGCCGTGAGAACCGCCGGAAAGCGCGACGTTTACACCGGTGATAGGAAGATCCAGGTCGTCGTCATAACGAAGGACGGCATGAAGGAGGAGTTCGTTGAGTTCAGGGAGTGA
- a CDS encoding eCIS core domain-containing protein codes for MRNLPEKLAVLGLIVLLISALYAVERLTVNPSAVLGEVNGILDQVQGIRKLTFKERPEIVVLTKSEALVKWKPGKADIERMRTEELTYKMTLLLPPDYQYIKKETERSAGWIAATVGDTIYIIQENFMSDPDTARRTIAHESVHVLQKQWFDAKYGVDTYDGTIAVQSLIEGDADLVADLYCEKNRIPIHKIRSLSGDPLTDLHIFPYVFGDRFVRYLYEKSGWELVNEAYSRYPVSAQQVMHPELYLENVTPLNVTLNAPPNSRVLKEDRLGEYYVYLLLRDVAKLKDETAWNVSSAWRGDRLLLTQNATGYLLQWKVVFSTPEAAKAFGETVSRLAEGNTYANYTIRIDGSSVLLIAERRD; via the coding sequence ATGCGAAATCTCCCTGAAAAGCTGGCGGTTCTCGGGCTGATAGTCCTGCTCATCTCGGCGCTCTACGCAGTGGAGAGGCTAACCGTCAACCCGAGCGCGGTTCTCGGAGAGGTAAACGGGATACTCGACCAGGTTCAGGGGATAAGGAAACTCACCTTCAAGGAGAGGCCCGAGATAGTGGTTCTCACGAAGAGCGAGGCTTTAGTTAAATGGAAGCCTGGCAAAGCGGACATCGAGAGGATGAGAACCGAGGAGCTGACCTACAAGATGACCCTCCTCCTTCCGCCGGACTACCAGTACATCAAAAAGGAAACTGAGAGGAGCGCAGGATGGATAGCAGCAACGGTGGGGGATACCATCTACATCATCCAGGAGAACTTCATGTCTGACCCGGACACTGCCAGGAGGACGATAGCCCACGAGAGCGTTCACGTGCTCCAGAAGCAGTGGTTCGACGCGAAGTACGGTGTCGACACCTACGACGGCACCATAGCGGTTCAATCCCTCATCGAGGGCGATGCCGACCTCGTTGCAGACCTCTACTGCGAGAAGAACAGGATACCCATCCACAAGATACGCTCGCTGAGCGGGGATCCCCTAACCGACCTCCACATCTTCCCCTACGTCTTCGGCGACCGCTTCGTGAGGTACCTCTACGAGAAAAGCGGCTGGGAGCTCGTTAACGAGGCCTACAGCCGCTATCCGGTCTCGGCGCAGCAGGTCATGCACCCCGAGCTGTACCTCGAAAACGTTACCCCCCTCAACGTCACCCTGAACGCACCGCCAAACTCACGCGTCCTCAAGGAAGACAGGCTCGGCGAGTACTACGTCTACCTCCTCCTCAGGGACGTTGCGAAGCTGAAGGACGAAACCGCCTGGAACGTCTCGAGTGCGTGGCGCGGGGATAGGCTTCTCCTAACCCAGAACGCGACGGGCTACCTCCTCCAGTGGAAGGTGGTCTTCTCAACCCCCGAAGCCGCGAAAGCCTTTGGAGAAACCGTCTCCAGGCTCGCGGAGGGCAACACCTACGCGAACTACACGATAAGAATTGACGGAAGCTCCGTTCTCCTGATCGCCGAAAGGAGGGACTGA